Proteins encoded by one window of Streptacidiphilus sp. PB12-B1b:
- a CDS encoding very short patch repair endonuclease produces the protein MAHSSDPTALQPPTPGRSRNMAAIKRRDTKPEREIRSLLHGAGKRYRVDVRLDLDGVRPRPDILFTRAKVAVFVDGCFWHCCPEHGRQPGVNGQYWGPKLERNVARDRAADEALTAAGWTVVRVWEHEVPTEATWRIIRALDTKSESAPPKLRPTSE, from the coding sequence ATGGCCCACAGTAGCGATCCAACTGCCTTGCAGCCTCCGACGCCAGGCCGCTCGCGCAACATGGCTGCGATCAAGCGCAGGGACACCAAGCCTGAGCGCGAGATCCGCTCGCTGCTGCATGGTGCAGGCAAGCGGTACCGCGTCGATGTTCGCCTGGACCTGGATGGCGTGCGCCCCCGGCCGGACATCCTGTTCACTCGTGCGAAGGTTGCCGTCTTCGTTGACGGCTGTTTTTGGCACTGCTGCCCCGAGCACGGCCGACAGCCAGGCGTGAACGGTCAGTACTGGGGGCCAAAGCTTGAGCGTAACGTCGCCCGTGACCGAGCTGCAGATGAGGCCCTTACGGCAGCAGGATGGACCGTTGTGCGCGTCTGGGAGCATGAAGTGCCCACCGAGGCAACATGGCGCATCATCCGGGCGCTCGACACCAAGAGTGAGTCAGCCCCACCCAAGCTGAGGCCGACCAGTGAGTGA